In Reinekea thalattae, a genomic segment contains:
- a CDS encoding GFA family protein, which produces MSFPLKGACQCGQVHFEILQMPKMVIACHCKECQKLATAPFSVTAVMAEDDIRFFGELKEWQRSADSGNISAAKFCGTCGNRVYHFNPADPSTIKLKLKPIELEDDTIFEPTAHVWTDEKVSWFTIPEGVKSFARQP; this is translated from the coding sequence ATGAGCTTTCCATTAAAAGGGGCTTGCCAGTGTGGCCAAGTTCATTTTGAAATATTGCAAATGCCCAAAATGGTCATTGCCTGTCATTGCAAAGAATGTCAAAAACTTGCAACCGCTCCTTTTAGTGTAACGGCAGTTATGGCTGAAGACGATATTCGTTTTTTTGGTGAACTGAAAGAATGGCAACGCTCTGCTGATAGCGGCAATATCAGTGCCGCTAAATTTTGCGGTACTTGTGGTAATCGGGTTTATCATTTTAACCCTGCAGACCCAAGCACCATAAAGTTAAAGTTGAAACCAATCGAGCTAGAAGACGATACGATCTTTGAACCAACAGCGCACGTTTGGACTGATGAAAAAGTCAGCTGGTTCACCATACCAGAAGGCGTTAAGAGCTTCGCTCGACAGCCCTAA
- the yghU gene encoding glutathione-dependent disulfide-bond oxidoreductase, whose translation MVAEKYTPPKVWTFDKENGGAWAGTNQPVSGATHEKILAVGNHPIQLYSMGTPNGQKITILLEELLALGKDAEYDAHLVSIREGTQFSSGFVELNPNSKIPAMVDYSTDTPVEVFESGSILLYLADKYQAFLPTSINQRTTALNWLFWLQGSAPYLGGGFGHFYYYIDEKYEYPIDRFTMEVKRQLDVLDKRLANNRYLAGDEYSIADIATWPWYGNLVLNNSYEAAEFLAVHEYKNVVRWATEISQREAVQRGRIVNRTFGEEWEQLAERHSAADIDEVLKNKPKD comes from the coding sequence ATTGTGGCAGAAAAATACACCCCCCCTAAGGTATGGACATTCGATAAAGAAAACGGCGGCGCATGGGCAGGCACCAATCAACCGGTTTCCGGCGCCACACACGAAAAGATACTTGCCGTAGGTAATCACCCTATTCAGCTTTATTCTATGGGTACGCCTAATGGTCAAAAAATTACTATCTTGTTGGAAGAGCTGCTCGCTCTAGGCAAAGACGCCGAGTACGACGCTCACCTAGTCAGCATCCGAGAAGGTACTCAGTTTTCTTCTGGCTTTGTCGAGCTAAACCCAAATTCCAAAATCCCTGCGATGGTTGATTATTCAACCGACACTCCAGTCGAAGTATTTGAGTCCGGTTCGATCCTTTTGTATTTGGCCGATAAGTACCAAGCCTTTTTACCGACATCAATTAACCAGCGTACAACTGCACTCAATTGGTTATTCTGGCTGCAAGGTTCAGCACCTTATCTGGGTGGTGGCTTTGGTCATTTTTATTATTACATCGATGAAAAATACGAATACCCAATCGACCGTTTCACCATGGAAGTCAAACGCCAACTCGATGTGTTAGACAAGCGTTTAGCAAACAATCGCTATTTAGCCGGTGATGAATACTCCATTGCCGATATCGCGACCTGGCCTTGGTACGGTAACTTAGTGCTGAACAACTCTTACGAAGCGGCAGAATTTCTAGCCGTACATGAGTACAAAAATGTGGTTCGTTGGGCTACCGAAATTTCACAACGCGAAGCAGTACAGCGTGGTCGCATTGTAAACCGTACCTTCGGTGAAGAATGGGAACAGTTGGCTGAGCGTCATAGTGCTGCCGATATTGACGAAGTGCTAAAAAATAAACCTAAGGACTAA
- a CDS encoding carboxymuconolactone decarboxylase family protein — MSEFKLHDVESAPEQAKPILEGSLQQMGAIPSLYAVMAESPELLEAYTKLHGYFTSTSFSAEELTVVWQTINVEHNCHFCVPAHTAIAHSMKVDPELTEALRNEEPMPTAKLQALHDFTLSVVRKRGFVDDAELEAFYAAGYAQKQVLEIVLGLSQKVISNYVNHLAKTPVDEMFQPFAWTKKA; from the coding sequence ATGAGCGAATTTAAACTGCACGACGTCGAATCAGCACCAGAACAAGCCAAACCTATTCTAGAAGGTTCTTTGCAGCAAATGGGCGCTATCCCAAGCCTATACGCGGTTATGGCAGAATCACCTGAGCTGCTAGAAGCCTACACTAAGCTGCACGGCTACTTCACCAGCACGTCTTTTAGTGCAGAAGAGCTGACTGTGGTTTGGCAAACGATCAACGTCGAGCACAACTGTCATTTTTGCGTACCAGCCCACACAGCCATTGCTCATTCAATGAAGGTTGACCCTGAATTAACCGAAGCGTTACGTAACGAAGAACCAATGCCTACAGCTAAACTTCAGGCTTTGCATGACTTCACATTGAGCGTTGTACGTAAGCGTGGTTTTGTTGACGATGCAGAACTTGAAGCTTTTTACGCTGCAGGTTACGCACAGAAACAAGTACTTGAAATCGTTCTAGGCTTGTCTCAAAAGGTGATCAGCAACTACGTTAACCACCTTGCTAAAACGCCTGTTGATGAAATGTTCCAACCCTTTGCGTGGACCAAAAAAGCCTAA
- a CDS encoding TetR/AcrR family transcriptional regulator yields MSNSAKFDRLQVIEKATQLYWQRGYHATSMRNLQDAINMRPGSIYAAFGSKDGVFKEALEHYAQQSLAGLSRARQQHSSPLAALKQMIHDTVVESRKDAPSCLCMLAKTVAELTEDQAELLSLAKHKLKRIEQGFAELLSEAQQQGEIGSEYDVDQLAQYVQVQIMGLRSYGKANDDAPLERMVEQMFERYLA; encoded by the coding sequence ATGAGTAATTCCGCAAAGTTCGACCGCTTACAGGTGATAGAGAAAGCGACTCAGCTGTATTGGCAGCGAGGCTATCATGCAACCTCGATGCGTAACTTGCAGGATGCTATTAACATGCGCCCAGGCAGTATCTATGCTGCATTTGGCAGTAAGGATGGTGTCTTTAAAGAGGCGTTAGAGCATTATGCGCAGCAGAGCTTGGCTGGCCTGAGCCGTGCGCGACAACAGCATAGCTCGCCGTTGGCAGCGTTAAAGCAAATGATTCACGATACAGTGGTGGAGTCCCGAAAAGACGCTCCTAGCTGTTTATGTATGCTGGCTAAAACCGTAGCTGAGCTGACAGAAGATCAAGCCGAGTTATTAAGTTTGGCAAAGCACAAGCTTAAGCGCATAGAGCAGGGATTTGCGGAGTTGTTGAGTGAAGCCCAGCAGCAGGGTGAAATTGGCTCCGAATATGATGTCGACCAGTTAGCGCAATACGTACAGGTGCAAATTATGGGCTTACGTTCTTATGGCAAGGCGAACGATGACGCGCCGTTAGAGCGTATGGTCGAGCAGATGTTTGAGCGTTATTTAGCGTAG
- a CDS encoding patatin-like phospholipase family protein: MQTIDIYAGKQAFQHIEKNGLKPRDIRVIIGASGGPKWFVLSHLDRYLVSNWLPQIDHQLELVGSSIGAFRMAAYASENPLAAIEQLEKQYINQRYSTNRPSSKEVSQSSIDILKAMLSENDLKHHQSRKLHIITARAKGLIENENKFKQGLGLAQVAAGNYLSRKLLARHFDRVIFQSPGGHLPIEQWDKFKTSAITLSKENYFTAVEASGAIPIVMQGVKDPFGAPKGTYRDGGMVDYHFDLPIKPKDGLVLYPHFSSTIKPGWFDKNIQSRKVSADNYSHTVVICPSQAFIDSLPNGAIPNRKDYTRFDDLTRINNWTTAVRESRKLAEEFQRWYEQGTPIKNVKPIEEICHSK, translated from the coding sequence ATGCAAACAATAGACATCTATGCGGGCAAACAGGCGTTTCAACACATTGAGAAAAACGGTCTAAAACCGCGTGATATTCGCGTTATTATTGGTGCCTCTGGCGGCCCTAAATGGTTTGTATTAAGCCACCTCGACCGCTATCTAGTAAGCAACTGGTTACCCCAAATTGATCATCAACTAGAGTTAGTCGGTAGTTCTATCGGTGCTTTCCGCATGGCCGCCTACGCCAGCGAAAACCCATTAGCGGCAATTGAGCAGCTTGAAAAACAATACATTAATCAACGCTACTCAACTAATCGCCCAAGCAGCAAAGAAGTCTCACAATCCTCTATTGATATTCTCAAGGCAATGCTGTCAGAAAATGACCTCAAGCATCATCAAAGCCGCAAGCTTCATATCATCACTGCTCGAGCAAAAGGCTTAATTGAGAACGAAAATAAATTCAAACAGGGATTAGGCTTAGCACAGGTAGCAGCGGGTAATTATCTGTCTCGCAAACTGCTGGCGCGCCATTTTGATCGCGTTATATTCCAATCACCCGGTGGTCACTTGCCTATCGAACAGTGGGATAAATTTAAAACCAGCGCTATCACTCTGTCTAAAGAAAACTACTTCACAGCAGTAGAAGCCAGCGGTGCGATACCGATTGTGATGCAAGGCGTCAAAGACCCCTTTGGTGCGCCTAAAGGTACATACCGCGACGGCGGCATGGTCGATTACCACTTCGACCTACCAATCAAGCCAAAAGACGGCTTGGTACTGTATCCGCATTTTTCATCGACGATAAAGCCAGGCTGGTTCGATAAAAATATCCAATCTCGTAAGGTTTCAGCAGATAACTATTCTCATACTGTGGTTATTTGCCCAAGCCAAGCCTTTATTGACTCACTACCTAATGGCGCGATTCCAAATCGGAAAGACTACACACGCTTTGATGATCTGACTCGCATCAACAACTGGACAACCGCAGTAAGAGAAAGCCGTAAACTTGCTGAAGAGTTCCAGCGTTGGTATGAACAGGGCACGCCTATTAAGAACGTCAAACCTATCGAAGAAATCTGCCACTCTAAGTGA